A stretch of Elusimicrobiota bacterium DNA encodes these proteins:
- a CDS encoding response regulator, translating to MAELENGPARKPRILVIDDEANLPIFLKDFLEESGFEVSMCYTGKTAMRTALENPPDAIILDVDLPDIDGYSLCRSMRRTSTLRTVPIVMLTALADQRNEIAGLKAGADDYLTKPIDTERLLARLNNAISRNIRELDANPLTHLPGNTSIIQEIERQLHQQNPFAVIYADLNNFKAFNDRYGFLRGDQAIKLAAQCLVLSAEKGASLSSGMVGSWFIGHVGGDDFIIVLPADQAEDTCKEIISKFDSQVPNLYDEEDRQRGFILGKNRQGQPLQYPFIGMALVIVSNGDKRFTHPGEISSMASELKSFAKSFGKSAYVLDRRRNTADVLEGPVGIVPPPAAAAG from the coding sequence CGCATCCTCGTCATCGACGACGAGGCCAACCTGCCCATTTTCCTCAAGGATTTTCTGGAAGAGAGCGGCTTCGAAGTCTCCATGTGCTACACGGGCAAAACCGCCATGCGGACCGCCCTGGAGAACCCGCCCGACGCCATCATTTTGGACGTGGATTTGCCCGACATCGACGGCTATTCCCTGTGCCGGAGCATGCGGCGCACCAGCACGCTGCGCACCGTGCCCATCGTCATGTTGACCGCCCTGGCGGACCAGCGGAACGAAATCGCCGGCCTCAAAGCCGGGGCCGACGACTACCTCACCAAGCCCATCGACACCGAGCGCCTCCTGGCCCGGCTCAACAACGCCATCAGCCGGAACATCCGCGAGCTGGACGCCAACCCCCTGACCCACCTGCCGGGGAACACCAGCATCATTCAGGAAATCGAGCGGCAGCTCCACCAGCAGAATCCCTTCGCCGTCATCTACGCCGACTTGAACAATTTTAAAGCCTTCAACGACCGCTACGGTTTTTTGCGGGGGGATCAGGCCATCAAATTGGCCGCCCAGTGCCTCGTGTTGAGCGCGGAAAAGGGCGCGTCCCTTTCTTCCGGCATGGTCGGTTCCTGGTTCATCGGCCACGTGGGCGGCGATGATTTCATCATCGTCCTTCCGGCCGACCAGGCGGAGGACACCTGCAAGGAAATCATTTCAAAATTCGACAGCCAGGTGCCGAACCTCTACGACGAGGAAGACCGCCAGCGGGGGTTCATTTTGGGGAAAAACCGGCAGGGCCAACCCCTCCAATACCCGTTTATCGGAATGGCGCTGGTGATCGTTTCCAACGGGGACAAGCGCTTCACCCACCCCGGCGAAATCAGCTCCATGGCCAGCGAATTGAAGAGCTTCGCCAAGTCTTTCGGCAAAAGCGCCTACGTGCTGGACCGGCGTCGCAACACCGCGGACGTTTTGGAAGGCCCCGTGGGCATCGTGCCCCCGCCCGCGGCGGCCGCCGGCTGA
- a CDS encoding response regulator: MELRPAIPPRILVVDDEAGFRELCGDLLADSGYAVDAVDNGAAAMELLAAHPFHLVLTDINMPVMDGLTFLKTAKVKFPQVEIILMTAFGGLQSALEALRHGAYDYITKPFTRDALLATVGRCLEKQRLAMELRRVQDQLIEKEKLAALGSVSGWLAHRMRNPLNVILMCAQYLKARFSDQDERREVVMAIEDKGKALERMTHDFIRFSRTYEPRFRPENLGALVEEVLAAADSGVRMSGVTVTRALDAELPPVPLDKELVSEVLGYLIDNAVEAMGGPGTLTVRARVEGEDAAIQVGNTGAPIPTDIRPRLFEPFFTTKERGTGLGLAISRRVVESHGGTLVLLDLPETTFEIRLPLRREGRP; the protein is encoded by the coding sequence ATGGAACTTCGCCCCGCGATTCCGCCCCGCATCCTGGTGGTGGACGACGAGGCGGGCTTCCGGGAACTGTGCGGCGACCTGTTGGCCGACAGCGGCTACGCCGTGGACGCCGTGGACAACGGCGCCGCGGCCATGGAGCTCCTGGCGGCGCACCCCTTCCACCTCGTTTTGACCGACATCAACATGCCCGTCATGGACGGGCTCACCTTCCTTAAAACCGCCAAGGTCAAATTCCCCCAGGTGGAAATCATCCTCATGACGGCCTTCGGCGGCCTGCAGTCGGCCTTGGAAGCCCTGCGCCACGGGGCCTACGACTACATCACCAAGCCCTTCACCCGGGACGCGCTCCTGGCCACGGTGGGCCGCTGCCTGGAAAAGCAGCGGCTGGCCATGGAACTCCGCCGCGTCCAGGACCAGCTGATCGAAAAAGAAAAACTGGCCGCCCTGGGCTCGGTGTCGGGCTGGCTGGCCCACCGGATGCGCAATCCTTTGAACGTGATTTTAATGTGCGCCCAGTATCTCAAGGCCCGTTTTTCCGACCAGGACGAACGCCGGGAAGTGGTGATGGCCATCGAGGACAAGGGCAAGGCCCTGGAGCGCATGACCCACGACTTCATCCGTTTTTCCCGAACCTACGAGCCCCGGTTCCGGCCCGAGAACCTCGGCGCCTTGGTGGAGGAGGTCCTGGCGGCGGCGGACTCCGGCGTCCGAATGAGCGGCGTGACGGTGACGCGGGCCCTGGACGCGGAGCTTCCGCCCGTGCCCCTGGACAAGGAACTGGTGTCGGAAGTGCTGGGCTACCTGATCGACAACGCCGTGGAGGCCATGGGCGGCCCGGGGACGCTCACGGTGCGGGCCCGGGTGGAAGGGGAGGACGCGGCGATCCAGGTGGGAAACACGGGGGCGCCGATCCCGACGGACATCCGACCGCGGCTCTTCGAACCTTTTTTCACGACCAAGGAGCGGGGCACGGGGCTCGGCCTGGCCATTTCACGACGGGTGGTGGAAAGCCACGGCGGAACCTTGGTCCTGCTGGACCTTCCGGAAACCACGTTCGAGATTCGCCTGCCCCTGCGGCGGGAGGGGCGGCCGTGA
- a CDS encoding response regulator transcription factor, which produces MSSKRILVVDDDIQLCQLTSDILEEHGYQTLIANNTDQAFKKLYDGSPDLIVLDVWLPTIGGLEFCRQIRQDEQGKHVPVLMLTVQDKEMDKVMGLEMGADDYMTKPFSQRELLARIKALLRRFDRAEPQAKVLESGDLVLDLDKHLVRVKSRTLALTPKEFDLLTTIIRSRKKALSRQHLLSTVWGYDAPGNTGTIDVHIRHLRKKLGNHGDKIKTVLGFGYRFDG; this is translated from the coding sequence ATGTCGAGCAAACGCATTTTGGTCGTGGACGATGACATCCAGCTCTGCCAATTGACGTCGGACATTTTGGAAGAGCACGGCTACCAGACCCTCATCGCCAACAACACCGATCAAGCCTTTAAGAAACTCTACGACGGATCGCCCGATTTGATCGTGCTGGACGTCTGGCTGCCCACCATCGGCGGCCTGGAGTTCTGCCGCCAGATCCGCCAGGACGAGCAGGGCAAGCACGTGCCGGTGCTCATGCTCACCGTCCAGGACAAGGAAATGGACAAGGTCATGGGCCTGGAAATGGGCGCCGACGATTACATGACGAAGCCCTTCAGCCAGCGGGAGCTGTTGGCCCGCATCAAGGCGCTCCTGCGCCGCTTCGACCGGGCCGAACCCCAGGCCAAGGTGCTGGAGTCCGGCGACCTCGTGTTGGATTTGGACAAGCATCTGGTGCGCGTCAAAAGCCGGACGTTGGCCCTCACGCCCAAGGAATTCGACCTTCTCACCACGATCATCCGGTCCCGCAAAAAGGCCCTCAGCCGCCAGCATTTGTTGAGCACGGTCTGGGGCTACGACGCCCCCGGCAACACCGGGACCATCGACGTCCACATCCGCCACCTGCGCAAAAAACTCGGCAACCACGGCGACAAAATCAAAACCGTGCTTGGGTTTGGCTACCGCTTCGACGGTTGA
- a CDS encoding T9SS type A sorting domain-containing protein — protein sequence MAKRLLFIAALFAAASLRAAESLPSRGNAEVSDSPLSVDFETFLHDPLNASLTDEVAGAVAQSGTKWARVMANWDFVERSTGVYTYQGLDNLMNRLKSHGFKIFMTLNGGSHGGAGGGSPFYAGGNSPTSGNGALPPWLNFVDATVRRYRGDVSCWEIWNEPNLDWQPAPNPANYAALAQVTIQKVKSLQPGATIILGGTALVDKAFLTAVLPVVGGDIDAVGLHPYRQYPEQSQDDFVALYPFLKPNAAFTNVGAASYTEEIAVMRALLAGLGLSKVKIWSTEAGYASQNEASGLFPGTETKQAKNLCRYFLLNRALGIERSSWFRALDQNLLTNAYTPTGQPWVESYTAPSYMALGQFATFAPLVLDPTTSLVVPTTSTSATLNIAFAGSTLTATNADNYAQYSVAVPTPGDYFFWFRLKGPDASTYGYLNAAVNGSSGTSSGDLSYVYGAFSGLAAGLQGQSDLSKYYYSPLINVGLVPNQELPYHPAFFTLSGTATLKVQINSGSLSEIRLVRRGDLARKKSFTALSSLASVLDDRVGAATSYRPTFANVNLSTAEWQSFQSAAYLTQGRVPLVAYWIATPPADSFAPRSVRVSLPVLKDPVLIDPVEGTFQTLDSGGEFTLPATDSPLILTARSALQKSAGRLLPPEEVYNYPNPARTGNTTVRFFLSQSAGVTLRIFNAAHEEIHHASLEGASGRNAYDWSTADVANGVYFCKIAAGGEDVVIKILVLR from the coding sequence ATGGCCAAACGACTTTTGTTTATCGCCGCCCTTTTCGCCGCCGCCTCCCTCCGGGCGGCGGAAAGCCTTCCCTCCCGGGGCAACGCGGAGGTGTCGGACAGCCCCCTGTCCGTCGATTTCGAAACCTTTCTGCACGACCCCTTGAACGCCTCCTTGACCGACGAGGTGGCGGGAGCCGTGGCCCAAAGCGGAACCAAGTGGGCCCGGGTCATGGCCAACTGGGACTTCGTGGAGCGGAGCACCGGCGTCTACACTTACCAGGGCCTGGACAACCTGATGAACCGGTTGAAGTCCCACGGCTTTAAGATTTTTATGACGTTGAACGGCGGAAGCCACGGCGGCGCGGGAGGGGGGAGCCCCTTTTACGCCGGGGGAAATTCGCCCACCAGCGGCAACGGCGCCCTTCCGCCCTGGCTGAATTTCGTGGACGCCACGGTGCGACGCTACCGGGGCGACGTGTCCTGTTGGGAAATTTGGAACGAGCCCAACCTGGACTGGCAGCCCGCGCCCAACCCGGCGAATTACGCGGCCCTGGCCCAGGTGACCATCCAAAAAGTGAAGTCCCTTCAGCCCGGGGCCACCATCATTTTGGGCGGCACGGCCCTGGTGGACAAAGCGTTTTTGACCGCGGTCTTGCCCGTGGTGGGGGGCGACATCGACGCCGTGGGCCTTCACCCCTACCGCCAATATCCGGAGCAGTCCCAGGACGATTTCGTCGCCCTCTATCCCTTCCTTAAACCCAACGCCGCTTTTACCAACGTGGGCGCGGCGTCCTACACCGAAGAAATCGCCGTGATGCGCGCTCTCCTGGCGGGTCTCGGATTGTCGAAAGTAAAAATCTGGAGCACCGAGGCGGGCTACGCTTCCCAAAACGAAGCCTCGGGACTTTTTCCGGGAACGGAAACGAAGCAGGCCAAAAACCTCTGCCGGTATTTCCTGTTGAACCGCGCCCTGGGCATCGAGCGCTCCTCCTGGTTTCGGGCCCTGGACCAAAACCTGTTGACCAACGCCTACACGCCGACGGGCCAACCCTGGGTGGAGAGCTACACCGCGCCCTCCTATATGGCCCTCGGGCAGTTCGCCACTTTCGCCCCCCTGGTCCTGGACCCGACGACCTCCCTGGTCGTCCCCACCACGTCCACGAGCGCCACGTTAAACATCGCCTTCGCGGGCTCCACCCTGACCGCCACCAACGCCGACAACTACGCCCAGTATTCCGTTGCCGTTCCCACCCCCGGGGATTATTTTTTCTGGTTTCGCCTCAAGGGCCCCGACGCCTCCACCTACGGCTACCTGAACGCCGCCGTGAACGGCAGTTCGGGAACTTCGTCGGGCGACCTGTCCTACGTCTATGGCGCTTTCAGCGGCCTGGCCGCCGGTCTTCAGGGCCAAAGCGATCTGTCCAAGTATTACTACTCTCCTCTAATTAACGTCGGCCTGGTCCCCAACCAGGAACTTCCCTACCACCCGGCCTTCTTCACCCTGTCGGGCACGGCCACCTTAAAGGTGCAAATCAATTCGGGGTCCCTGAGCGAAATCCGCCTGGTGCGGCGGGGGGACCTGGCCCGCAAAAAATCCTTCACCGCCCTGTCTTCCCTGGCCTCCGTGTTGGACGACCGGGTGGGGGCGGCGACGAGCTACCGGCCGACCTTTGCCAACGTCAATTTGTCAACGGCGGAGTGGCAGAGCTTTCAGTCCGCGGCGTATCTCACCCAGGGCCGGGTGCCCCTGGTGGCCTATTGGATCGCCACGCCCCCGGCGGACTCCTTCGCCCCGCGAAGCGTGCGGGTGTCCCTGCCGGTTTTAAAAGACCCCGTTTTGATCGATCCGGTGGAGGGCACCTTTCAAACCTTGGACAGCGGCGGCGAGTTCACCCTGCCCGCCACGGACTCCCCTTTGATTTTGACGGCCCGCTCGGCCCTGCAAAAATCCGCCGGACGGCTCCTCCCGCCGGAGGAGGTCTACAACTACCCCAACCCCGCCCGGACGGGGAACACCACCGTTCGGTTTTTCCTTTCCCAGTCGGCGGGCGTGACCCTGCGGATTTTCAACGCCGCCCACGAGGAGATCCACCACGCTTCGCTGGAAGGCGCCTCGGGGCGCAACGCCTACGACTGGTCCACGGCCGACGTGGCGAACGGCGTCTATTTCTGCAAAATCGCCGCCGGCGGGGAAGACGTCGTCATCAAAATCCTCGTCCTCCGCTAG
- a CDS encoding sigma-54-dependent Fis family transcriptional regulator — protein MKKPSGPRVLVVDDEPSVGMIFHRILGDAGYEVISAANGAEGLRALKKQEPELVFLDLQMPGMDGIETLRRLRETHPDLTVIIMTAYQTVHSAVETMKLGALDYLIKPLDAERLKSVVHQALELGEVTRRTPAVKAAGRPETLPTEEIVARGPEMTRVMSLVEKVSPTDIPVLVLGESGTGKEVAARQIHRLSSRASKPFVVVDCAALPESLIESELFGHEKGAFTGADAPRAGKFEQADGGTVFLDEIGNLPLAVQVKLLRFLQNPSVERLGSRRGPVALNVRVVAATNVDLEAAVKNGTFREDLYHRLKVFVVDMPPLRSRGAADLEGLLSTLLENFRRQLGKAKLSVAPESLQLLRSYPWPGNIRELQNALRSASLLADDVIRPDHLPVSVQNARPRSFSSGESGVLNDVIRRVERDHIAKTLEHCRGDRAAAARALGLDDATLEAKLKDFGLT, from the coding sequence GTGAAAAAGCCCTCGGGCCCCCGGGTCTTGGTGGTGGACGACGAGCCCTCGGTGGGAATGATCTTTCATCGAATTTTGGGCGACGCGGGCTACGAGGTGATCTCCGCCGCCAACGGGGCGGAGGGCCTGCGGGCTCTCAAAAAGCAGGAGCCGGAACTGGTGTTCCTGGATTTGCAAATGCCCGGCATGGACGGCATCGAAACCCTCCGGCGACTGCGGGAAACCCACCCCGACTTGACCGTCATCATCATGACGGCCTACCAGACGGTGCACTCCGCCGTGGAAACCATGAAGCTGGGCGCCCTGGACTATTTGATCAAGCCCCTGGACGCGGAGCGGCTGAAATCCGTCGTGCACCAGGCCCTGGAGTTGGGCGAGGTGACCCGCCGGACGCCGGCGGTCAAAGCGGCGGGCCGTCCCGAAACCCTCCCCACGGAGGAAATCGTGGCCCGGGGCCCGGAGATGACGCGGGTGATGTCCCTGGTGGAAAAAGTCTCCCCGACGGACATTCCGGTCTTGGTGCTGGGGGAAAGCGGCACGGGAAAAGAAGTGGCGGCCCGGCAAATCCACCGCCTGTCGAGCCGGGCGTCAAAACCCTTTGTGGTGGTGGACTGCGCCGCGCTTCCGGAATCCCTGATCGAAAGCGAACTCTTCGGGCACGAAAAAGGCGCCTTCACCGGGGCCGACGCGCCCCGGGCCGGCAAGTTCGAGCAGGCCGACGGCGGAACGGTGTTCCTGGACGAAATCGGCAATCTGCCCCTGGCGGTCCAGGTGAAGCTCTTGCGCTTTTTGCAAAACCCCTCGGTGGAGCGGTTGGGAAGCCGCCGGGGCCCCGTGGCCCTGAACGTGCGGGTGGTGGCCGCCACCAACGTGGACCTCGAAGCGGCGGTCAAAAACGGCACCTTTCGGGAGGACCTCTACCATCGTTTGAAAGTTTTTGTGGTGGACATGCCGCCCCTGCGTTCCCGGGGCGCGGCGGACCTGGAGGGCCTGCTGTCCACCCTCCTGGAAAATTTCCGACGGCAGTTGGGGAAGGCCAAGCTCTCGGTGGCTCCGGAATCCCTTCAACTGCTCCGGTCCTACCCCTGGCCGGGGAACATCCGGGAGCTTCAAAACGCCCTGCGGAGCGCGTCGCTCCTGGCCGACGACGTGATCCGGCCGGACCATTTGCCCGTGAGCGTGCAAAACGCCCGGCCCCGTTCCTTCTCCTCCGGGGAGAGCGGCGTGTTGAACGACGTCATCCGACGGGTGGAGCGGGACCACATCGCCAAAACCCTGGAGCATTGCCGCGGCGACCGGGCCGCCGCCGCCCGGGCTCTGGGCCTGGACGACGCCACGCTGGAAGCGAAGCTGAAAGATTTCGGGTTGACGTAA